From one Culex quinquefasciatus strain JHB chromosome 3, VPISU_Cqui_1.0_pri_paternal, whole genome shotgun sequence genomic stretch:
- the LOC119770499 gene encoding uncharacterized protein LOC119770499 has product MTPTTEESESKRTSQTIPCRSTNLPSFQTLLYAQLPGSEKEENHNGMDKNQNRAGLQLRRHDAGLKRCRPSSPGPPRNRRRSGLRKGNQSNHQFKEDEHDGTLERSLAGFTAIRWTNTLFLQRPRAVAANRPTANASATNRWGNSRSSSFCSAPSSAGPSSSPTKPNNSNNSDQAATALNLGQED; this is encoded by the exons ACAGAAGAATCGGAATCAAAAAGAACCAGCCAGACAATTCCGTGCCGCTCAACGAACCTGCCGTCGTTCCAGACACTCCTCTATGCACAACTCCCCGGCTCGGAGAAGGAAGAGAACCACAATGGCATGGATAAG AACCAGAACCGAGCCGGACTTCAACTCAGACGCCACGATGCTGGTCTGAAACGTTGCCGCCCGTCCTCACCAGGACCACCTCGCAATAGGCGCAGGAGCGGTCTACGGAAGGGGAATCAAAGTAATCATCAATTCAAGGAGGACGAACACGACGGAACGCTCGAGCGGTCACTGGCAGGATTTACCGCGATAAGATGGACGAATACTCTATTTCTGCAACGTCCTCGAGCTGTGGCAGCTAATCGGCCAACCGCCAACGCCAGCGCCACAAATCGGTGGGGGAACTCCAGAAGCAGCAGCTTTTGCAGCGCTCCAAGCTCGGCGGGACCCAGTTCTTCGCCAACAAAacccaacaacagcaacaactcgGACCAGGCGGCAACGGCATTAAACCTTGGCCAAGAAGACTAA